In the genome of Peromyscus eremicus chromosome 1, PerEre_H2_v1, whole genome shotgun sequence, the window GGTTTTGAGGTTCCACCCCTTTTCCTAGGACCCCAGGGATTCTCAGGCTACCCCAAGGTTATtcagctggtctccaactcagaaAAACTCATGGTCATCCCCTATTAGTCCCAAGGCTCCCCGACCGTCCGGCATTTCCCAAGATGGTTCAACCAACCACCGACCCCGCCATTCCAAGGACTGATTCTCACCAGCGTTTCGGAGGGAAATGGCGGTTTCAAGTCTCCCCACTCCTTAGCTCCCTCCCTCACCAGCACACTTTGCCGGGCCTCGTCCTCACCCTTAGCTTAGTACAATGTCCAGGGAAATGGCCGACGTGGCTCTGCTCACCCCGTGCTCTTTTTCTGACTCAGTTTTCAGGTCTTTGCTCAAGTCTATTAATTCAGGGGCTCGAAGCTGTCACTTCTGCCCTGTGGTGGTTTCAGGAtctccctccccccaaatccTTGCACTTTACTATTCTGGGTGGCTCAGACTGCCCTCAGTTTCTCAGTGACCATTTGTTGTGTCCCTCAGGGGCTAAATGACTCCGAATCTGGGGTGCTTCCCCTCACAGACACCCCTCTTTCAACTTAGGAATCCCAGGACAGGGAGCAGGCTTGGGAGAAGAGGGCTGTTCCTGGGCAGGGTTGTGTCttggtgtctctgtctctgtgactGTAAATCCTGCCCTGCCCCATCCCACGCCCAATAAACGCTTTGGTGTACAGACTAGGATGTCACCTGTGGGTCACAAGAGTCGAGAGGCCAGACTCCACCCTCTTCCTCAGTCCCAGGCCCTAGCCACCTTCCTCAGACTGGGGGTCCAGGGGTGCAGACCCCAGCCCTCTCTACCGCCCAGTGTGGACCTCCGTTTCCTCACCTCCTGTCGGTTGTGGCCACCTCCCCTCTTGGGCTGAGCGGACCCcggaccctcccccaccccccgccaagcACCCAGGCGCAGACTCTGGGGGTGAGGGGCTTTATTGGGAAGCTCTGCTCGGCTCTGGGGTTCCTCTAGGCGTTGAAGCTGGGCTGGACCCGGGCTGCTGCAGTCATCAGAGGAAGTTGGGGGACAGCGCGGCAGGAGACAGGGCTTCCAGGCGCTGCGGGCCGCGGGGCGGAGGGGGCAGCTTGGGCGGCGGCGGGGGCGTGGGCGGTGGCTGATGCGTGGGGATGTGCGAGGGCACCCACGCGTCGGGGGCATAGAAGTAGAGGTCCAGGGGGTCCTTCGGGGCATCCAGGTGCAAGACTGCAGGGCGAGGGTGGGGCGAGGCGCGTGTGGGCGCGGAGGAGCTGAGGacattgctggtgtgtgtgtgtgtgtgtgtgtgtgtgtgtgtgtgtgtgtgtgtgtcgggggggggggatctgggctacacagtgagatcctgactcagaggaggaagaagtgggatGGGGGAGAGGAATGATTTCAGATATAAGGGGCTGGGACCAGACCGTGGTAGGGTCAGGCTTTACACTTACCTGGGACAGGggtctgtgtttttgtttggaatTATCTGTTTGTATTTCGTGTGCacttgtgttttgtctgcatgtgtatctgtgtgaaggtgtcagatcacctgaaactggacttacaggcagttatgagctgccatgtgggtgctgggacttgaacccatgtcctctggaagaacagccagtgctcttaaccgctgagccatctctccagcccccccccccgggggggggttGTCTGTGTTCTTTAGAAGGGTGTCCTAAGTCTGGACAAGGCCTGGATAAGGAACCGTTTGGGCACTGCAGGGTGAGCAAACACTTACCCGGTTCATCTCCGCTGTCCTGGAGCCGGTGGTGTGCAAAGGACCTGTGTCTGGAGGCTCGGCGGTAGAGACACCACAGCAGGAGGAATATGCCAATTAGCATCCCTGTCCCGGCGAAGAACAGGCACAGGGATCCACTGATGGAGCCTCGCGGGCGGCTGACCAGAGTCACCCCTGAGAGATGACACAGCCATTTAAACAGAGGGcttcctccctcagacccagccCTCCCCACTCAGACTCAGGAGTCCAGGTcccaccctcctccctcagactcaGGGGTCCAGGTCcattcctcctccctcagactcaggggtccaggcccagccctcctccctcagacccagggtccaggcccagccctcctccctcagacccagggtccaggcccagcctcctccctcagacccagggtccaggcccagcctcctccctcagacccagggtcCAGGCCcggcctcctccctcagacccagggtcCAGGCCCGGCCCTCTGCTTGGAGCTCCATGGCCAGGCCCCTCACCGGTCTCCTTCACTCGCTCCACCACGATGATTGTATTGACTGTCTCTCCTCGGCTGTGTTTCTGAGGGGCCTGGGGCATCCCAGGGGCTACCTGATTGGGGTGTTCTGGAGGAGCAGGGGGGCCTGCAATCCGTGCTGAGGGAGGAGGGATATCTGGTCCTTTAGGGCCTGAGTTCTGGGGTATATTCAGCTCTTTGGTCTCTAGTGGATCTGACGTGGGCAGGCCAGGAGTGGCATTTCGGGTCACTGCAGGGGATTCTGGGCTGGGACTGGAGCCTGGCTCACTGGATGTGGTGGCTTCCTCTCTGAAGGCTGCTGTCGGGTGGGTGGGAAGACCAGTGGTGATTTCTAAGTCAGAGTTCACAGCCATCTCTGTTGCACTTTGGTTGGTGGTTGTGGGGAACTGTGTCTGGGGGGTGTCAGTGGGATTGGAGTGGGTGATGAATGCTGACTGTGGAGTGTCTGTGGGGTCAGCATGGGTGGTTGGTAGTGATGCAGAATTCAGGGTTCTGTTAGCACCAGGGTCATAGGTCTCTCGGGATGTGAAGCTGAGGAGTTGGGTGGGGCCAGGACTTGGTATCTTAGGCCCTTCACCAGGAGAGATTTGGGGGGTGCCTCCTTTGGGGATTTCAGGGGAGTCTTGGTGTGTAGTTGGTGTAGGGTCAGTGTGTTCAGCTCTGGGTGATTCTGAGGATGAAGTTTTGAAGGGGTTAGGTTTTTGGGTGTCAGGAGATCCAGTCTGGGAAATTGCAGTCAGATCAGGTTTGGGGATCTCAGAAGATCCTGGCAGTGTTGCTTTGGAGGGGCTCGTTTGTAAAGCATCCTGGGATTCCGTGACTGAGCTTGTGAGCTGGGCAGGCACGGGGGTCTCTGGAGAACCTGAGAGGCTGGGTCTGGGGGGTGGTGTCTTGGAGGGCTCAGGAGGAGCCGCTGCGGGGTATCCTGGGGTAGGCCTGTCTCTAGTAGAATTTTCTAGAGCAACAGGCATCCTAGAGGGCTGGATTATCCCCTGGGGGTCGGAGCCCACAGGCAGAGAGGTTGAGGGAGCTGCCTTGGAACCCAGACCAccgaggagggagaggagggagaggaagaagatggagcTGAAGAGCTGCATGGCTCAGAGATGCCTGTGGCTGTGGAAGGAGTAGGGAGGAAAAGGTTAACACCAAAGCATCCTGGAGCCAAACACACTCCCAGAGGCCACACCCACTGGCTCCCCAAAGGACCAGGTCTGCCCAGGGACTCTGGCAAAACCCAACTGCAAGTCTCTGGCGGCTGTGAGGTGGTAACTGTGGTCGCTAAGGTTACAGGAGTTCAGGGATTCTCGGGAGTGGGAGTACATTTACCAGTGGGGTCCTTGAAAACTGGGACATAATGACACCTTTCCAAGGTCCGACAAATGTTAGATTCCACCTTCAGAGGGTATCAGGTGGCCAAGGGGACACAGGACaacctccttctcctcccagggTTCTTAAGAAACCAGGACTGCACAGACATTAACACTAGAGGTTGAGAATGAAGAGCTGGGGCCCAAGCTGAgtcagagggagggggaagactCCATGGTCCTAAGAAGGTAGCTATTGGGCTTTGAGGCCCACAGAGTGAAGGGCTGAGGGTCCATGTCTTTGGTTCTTGCCAGAAATTAGGGGCTTAGAAACTTTGAATATTGGGACCTAGAAGTGGGGCTTAAGGGTTACAGGGGAAAGGACATGGGATCCTCAGACCATGGGTTAAGTGATGTCtggatctgagttccaggtctCCGAGAGTAGGGATGTGAGGTGTAGACTCCTCTCTGACAGTGAGCTCTATCCCCTGTCTATCGACGATAGATCCAGTAACTTCTGTAGTGGGttggagatggaggagtgagcTTGGGTAGGACAGGGTCACTTGGGTCATGGGGTCTCTTACCTGTTCAGTGGTGTCCAAAACAGCAGATGACCAGCGCTGGACAAAGAGACAGGCAGGGAGTGCTGCTGAATGGCGCTGGAAGGGGCAGGTGCTAGGGTCCCGGAGGCACACAGGTGATGCACCTGACCCCCTCCCTGAGGAATCCTGGGAGCCTAGCAACAAGCTGAGGTtcttaaagaaacaaagacataGGACCTCATAGCTAGGGCAAAGGAGGAAGTTAGGATTTAACCAGGCTATTTTCCCTTTGAAGCCAAGGTTTGGCCAGGTATGATGGTACAGGCCTGTGATTCCTgttcttggaaggctgaggccatCGTGGGTGACAGTAAgacccaggccagtctgggctgcctAGCAGGACTGTGTCTcaagagccaggaatggtggtccTTGCCTTcgatcccagcatctgggaggctgaagtaggaaaactgccacaaatttgaggccatcctgggctacagaatcagttccaggccagcctgggctacagtgtgaagcCTTgactctaaaacaaaaataaaaaccaaccaaacatacGCAAAAACAACCCTCCAAAAACTACCAACCcaacagacacaaaacaaactctCCATATATAAAAGCCCTGGGCCCAGCTGTCTGGTGGTAGccaacacctttaatccagcagttGAGAGACAGaagccggcagatctctgtgagttccaggacagcctggtctacagagtgagttccaggacagccagggctacacaaagaaaccctgcctcaaaaacaaacaagccctaGGCCCTCTCCCATTCCCCCAACCAAACCCAAGGATCTAAGTCTCTGGCCCCTTTTTACCTTAATCCCACTAGGCCACTCTGTTCCCTTCAGACTAGGGAACCCAGGCTTCCAGGTGGACCCTTGCCAGAACCCAGGAGTCTGGGGCTCTGTCTTGACTACCTTTAGGTTTGGGATTCCAAGCTTGGGCCCCTCCTTTCTGCAGAGATAGGAGTCCAGGCTCCTGTCCACCTCCTTTGCCCATAACATGGGAGGAGGGCGTCCCTCTTTATTTGCCCCCTACTTTGATAAGAGTCTTATGTAGCATACACACATCTCAGatttgcagtgatcctcctgcttctgcctcctgagtctggCAAGACAGGCAAACTGCACTATGGGGGTGGCCTTGGGAACCCCCTTTAAACATGCCAGGTATGGAGGATTGGGCCTTATCTCCACCATGTCCCAGTGCCCCTGGGGGACCCGGGAAGACGCATCCCTGTGGAAGCCCAGGGCCTCTGTGTCCCCACATCATGACTTCACCTGTTTGCACActgccacctcctctctctccctggctgTCTGCTAAGCCTGCCTGTCCTTCCCACACCGTCTCAGCCctcatctcccttcccctccatctccacagccctcaggccttcctctcttcctgttatGTCCTTCCTAGGGCACCCagtctctgtcctgccagcaggttattccttccttctctcctcttggattcctctgctctctctcttctctgcctctctctgtgtccccGACTTGTGCTCTAATGGTCCCCTCTGCAGTCTCTATTTTTATCCCTCTGACACACCCCTTATGTCCACCTCTCTGTCTGTCCCCTCCACTCCCCTTCTTCAGTACCAGCTCTGGGTCCCAATTAGTTGGTGGCGGTCACAGCAGCGGAGGCCCCCACCAGGCTTCTCATTACCGCTGGCGGCTCCTAATGAGCGTGGGGTGGAGTGACCCCGTGCCCCCAGTCCGGCCTGCGTCACTGCCAAGGCGAGGGTTGTGCGGGTATATAAGAGGGGGTGTGAGCATCACTTCCTGAGTCCACTGCACGGTAGGGGGCCCGGCGGGAGGCTGGTGGCGGGGGTTGGACGGTGGGCTCCCAGATTCTGGGCGGGATGGTGACATCGAGATCCTGTCCCCCGTGTTCACAGGTGATGGAGACCTGCCAGGTGTCCAGGAGCCCCCGAGagcggctgctgctgcttttgCTGCTGCTATTGCTTGTGCCCTGGGGCACCGGCCCTGCTTCAGGTGTTGCCCTGCCCCTCGCTGGTGTGTTCAGGTAGGTGTGAGGTCCCTGACACCCAGGAATGGGAGGAGACACCCCAAGGGAAGGCGAGATAACACGCGGGggtgagtgggggaggggagggcttgACGTTAGAACACAGTGGGGACCGGCGGCATGTGGGGCCTGGCGCTCAGCCACTGCATCTCTCTTCTCGCAGCCTCCGCGCCCCCGGCCGGGCCTGGGCTGACTTGGGTACTCCCCTGTCTCGACGCAGCCTGGCGCTAGCGGACGACGCAGCCTTCCGGGAGCGCGCGCGCCTGCTAGCCGCCCTGGAGCGCCGCCGCTGGCTAGACTCGTATATGCAGAAGCTGTTGCTGCTGGACGCGCCCTGAGCCCAATAAAGAGCCTATTCCACAAGGACCGCGCCCTCTCGCTGAGCCGCCCTCGCAtgggtgtgtggggaggggcCCCAGGGTGGGCGCGCCGTCTCACTGCAACGTGGCCCTCCTCGTCCTCGCTGGCCCCGCAGCCTCCAGGGTCTGACCGAGTCTGTTCTCTCCGAATTCCCTCGCCACTCCACTCTCCTTTTGTCACAGTCGCAGGCCCCTGATCCGGCTGTGTGATGGGTCGGGTTTTTCGGTTTTTtcccctcaagacagggtttgtgtatctctggctgtcctagaactcactccgtagaccaggctgccctcgaattcagagatccacctgcctctgcctcccgagtgccgggattaaaggcgactgccaccaccactcggctggGTCAGGTTCcgctccccacctccacccccggCTTTTCAAGACgtggtttctctgtataagtACTGGTTGTTcaggaactcattttgtagaccaggctaggctcgaACTCAGGAGACCTGTCTGCTTCtctaaggcgtgcaccaccacgccagGCGGGGGGTCGGAGTGtcttaacctctctgggccttTTGTTTACCCGCCCCTGGAGGTCTCCAAGAGTTCGGGGGAGTTCGCGCGGTCCTGGGTGCAGGAGCCGGTAACCAAAGCCCGCAGCCCCCGGAGGCCCCGCCCCCCAGCGACACTTGTCGATTCTGCGAGCCCGCGGGGCGAGCGGACCGCGACCTGATTGGCCTACAGAGGGTCGAAGAGGCCGCCTTCCTAAATTTGCATTTCCTGGAGGCGGACCGAGTCCTCATTGGCCTTTACGCTGTGAAGGCGGAGCTGCTGCTTGCGGCTGGGAAGCCCAGGCTACGGTCAGAAACAGTTAGTAGGCGGCGCCCGCAGCAATTCCAGGCTTCCGGGAGGCGATCCTCATGCCCGGAAATCGGACGGCTCTCTCCAGCAGACCACACCTGGCTGCTTTGCCTTAGGACTCAGGGTGCGGCCAAAAGAGCTCACGTTTCTCCAAACTCCCTCCTCCGCCCTTCCCTGACCCCCATACAACCCTCCTCCCGCGGCTCCCTCCACCTTCCGGCCAGTTCAGGTCTGTTCTCCCGCGTGGATTCGCTCAGACCTCCCGGCTCCACCCGCGGCTCCACAGGCGGCGGGTCTTGTTCCCGAGTGGCTGGGCCTGCCCTTCTCAGCCCTCTCCTGGGCACTGGGAACAGCTTTTGGGCTGGGGCCCGAGCCCCACCGAGCTTTTCACTCGCAGAGCCTGCTCTGGCTGCCGGCCTGCTTTCCCTGAATCACCAGACTTGGGTCTCCTTCCCACGGCTGGGCTGTCCAGCTGACCTTAAAACCCTCCCCTGCCGTCCGTATGCCACCTGCGCCGCCTCTCAAAACCGAACgcgtggggtgggggggtgttctCAGACTGCACCCCACTTGGCCCTGTCTTTGCAAATCATGGAGCCAGTGCCGATGAGGGAAAACTGAGGGAAGCACGATCCTGAGGGAAGCACGATCCTGGTGTGGAGTGCCTACGGTAGAGAGGCCCCTTCACAGCACTCAGGCAGCTCGAGGGATCAGAGGTCCGCAAGCCCGCGCTCTTGTGTGGCCCCATGTTTTGTGGAGTTGCCAATGAGGATCTGTCAGAGAAGCCTCTGGCTTGCCTGCTCAGAAGCACTGACTGACCAGGCGGTGCACTGGCAGTGCAGAGGGGCCCACCCTAGTCTACTGCCTCCCCGCAGCAAAGAGTCTACCCCACAGAGACAGTTCAGGGACAGCCCGCTCCCCCCAGCCCTGCACTGTGCTGAGGATGCTGCACTAGCAGCCTCCGAAACAGCAGAGGATGGAGAAAGCCTAGGGACCTCTGGTCCCACTGTGACTCAGCTGAGGTCCAGTTGCCCTCCCCCCTGGAACTTGTTTGGTGAGGAAGTCATCCTGTGCCGAAGTCATTACTGCATGATTTGTATTGTTAAGAAAACAGGAGAAAGCCAGGAGAGGTCATGGTCACATAAAAACAACGGAAGGATGTGGGCCCAGTGTTCTGAGTCAGTGGCAGGTGAGGCACAGCGGTGGCATGGAGGACGGTGTCTGTGGGAAGGGTGC includes:
- the Gfy gene encoding Golgi-associated olfactory signaling regulator; amino-acid sequence: MQLFSSIFFLSLLSLLGGLGSKAAPSTSLPVGSDPQGIIQPSRMPVALENSTRDRPTPGYPAAAPPEPSKTPPPRPSLSGSPETPVPAQLTSSVTESQDALQTSPSKATLPGSSEIPKPDLTAISQTGSPDTQKPNPFKTSSSESPRAEHTDPTPTTHQDSPEIPKGGTPQISPGEGPKIPSPGPTQLLSFTSRETYDPGANRTLNSASLPTTHADPTDTPQSAFITHSNPTDTPQTQFPTTTNQSATEMAVNSDLEITTGLPTHPTAAFREEATTSSEPGSSPSPESPAVTRNATPGLPTSDPLETKELNIPQNSGPKGPDIPPPSARIAGPPAPPEHPNQVAPGMPQAPQKHSRGETVNTIIVVERVKETGVTLVSRPRGSISGSLCLFFAGTGMLIGIFLLLWCLYRRASRHRSFAHHRLQDSGDEPVLHLDAPKDPLDLYFYAPDAWVPSHIPTHQPPPTPPPPPKLPPPPRGPQRLEALSPAALSPNFL
- the Pth2 gene encoding tuberoinfundibular peptide of 39 residues is translated as MVTSRSCPPCSQVMETCQVSRSPRERLLLLLLLLLLVPWGTGPASGVALPLAGVFSLRAPGRAWADLGTPLSRRSLALADDAAFRERARLLAALERRRWLDSYMQKLLLLDAP